Part of the Propionimicrobium sp. PCR01-08-3 genome, TTCCTACGTCCGGAATCTATGACCCGGCTGTGTATTCGCCGGTTATCCCTCAGCCCTTGGCTGAACCGCCCGGTTCATGCTCATCGCGTAGGTCTGATGAGGGGCCCGGACCGCCGCCACCTGATCAGATCGGCCGATTCAGCATCTCGCGCCTTCATCTTTGCGCCGCCCCGAGTGCAAAGCGGAACTCAGTCTCGACTCGTCCCCAGCTTCGCCAGCATCGCTTTGGCGACCTTGAAACCGGCTTCGTCGACCATCTCATCGTCCACCACGATCGCACCGGTCGCACCTTCGGCCTTCTCGCCGGCCGCCGCATAGGCAGCCACGATCCGCTTGGCGCGCTCGATCTGCTGCGCATCGGGAGTGAAGATCTCATTGCCGGCCTCGGCCTGACTAGGGTGGACGACCCACTTACCGTCGTACCCAAGCGCGGCCGCCTTCGCTGCCGACGCCTTGAAGCCGGCCAGATCCCTGATCGACACATACGGCCCATCGAGCGCCTGCAATCCGTTCGCCCTGGCCGCAATCAAGATCCGCATCAGCGCGTAATGAAACGCGTCCGCCTGGTAGCCGTCGAGTTGGCTGCCCACCGACAGCCCCTTCATGCCCATCGCGGCCATATAGTCACCGGGTCCGAAAACCAGCGTCTCGATGCGCTCGCTCGCCTGAGCGATCTCGTCGACATGCTGCAGGCCGAGCGCCTCCTCGATCTGCAGCTCGAAACCGATCTTGCCGACCTCCAGGCCCGCG contains:
- a CDS encoding CoA ester lyase, whose translation is MTTRHTPRPFRARRTVLAVPGSSERFIAKSRGLDVDCIFLDLEDAVAPAAKVEARDQIVRALNGGTWKAPTVTVRVNAWDTPWTTGDVVGVVGAAGAKIDALVLPKVTSAEQVVALDLVLGQVEASAGLEVGKIGFELQIEEALGLQHVDEIAQASERIETLVFGPGDYMAAMGMKGLSVGSQLDGYQADAFHYALMRILIAARANGLQALDGPYVSIRDLAGFKASAAKAAALGYDGKWVVHPSQAEAGNEIFTPDAQQIERAKRIVAAYAAAGEKAEGATGAIVVDDEMVDEAGFKVAKAMLAKLGTSRD